One window of the Populus trichocarpa isolate Nisqually-1 chromosome 9, P.trichocarpa_v4.1, whole genome shotgun sequence genome contains the following:
- the LOC7469611 gene encoding uncharacterized protein LOC7469611 isoform X1: MATFLSSSSLPLPLLFSSNHYPHQTPPSFSLSFPFSHPLRATVTANSRKIKTVILASPASDSSFDGFEFNRESADKKSVLSDLIQEIEPLDVSLIQKDVSPTTLDAMKRTISGMLGLLPSDRFQVFIEAWWESLSKLLVSSMMTGYTLRNAEYRLCLERNLDIHEKDPEKQAQENPRNELQRTALESEKTNQSFGKDTEFEKTMEDPSNNIDLQGLGEISPEAQQYILRLQSCLSSVTKELHDVKRKSAALQMQQFVGEEKNDLLDYLRSLQPEKVAELSEPTSPELKETIHSVVHGLLATLSPKMHSKTPPQSDNTSTGSLNIGGDCAELVENTSLHFQPLISLTRDYLARLLFWCMLLGHYLRGLEHRMELMELLSLTSHEENDHCEDEQVA; the protein is encoded by the exons ATGGCAAcctttctctcctcttcttctcttcctcttcctctgcTCTTCTCCTCTAATCACTATCCACATCAGACGCCgccatctttctctctctccttccccTTCTCTCACCCTCTTCGCGCCACTGTTACTGCaaattctagaaaaatcaaaaccgTAATCCTTGCTTCGCCTGCTTCAGATTCTTCCTTCGATGGATTCGAGTTTAATCGAGAGTCTGCTGATAAG AAATCAGTTCTCTCAGATTTGATACAAGAGATAGAGCCACTAGATGTGAGCCTTATCCAGAAAGACGTTTCACCTACAACATTGGATGCTATGAAGAGGACCATCTCAGGCATGTTGGGCTTACTTCCATCAGACCGGTTTCAAGTGTTTATCGAGGCTTGGTGGGAATCTCTCTCAAAGTTATTGGTCTCTTCAATGATGACAGG TTATACGCTGCGGAATGCTGAGTACAGGCTTTGCCTTGAAAGAAACCTTGATATACACGAAAAAGATCCTGAAAAGCAAGCGCAAGAAAATCCAAGAAATGAACTTCAAAGGACAGCGCtagaaagtgaaaaaacaaatcaaagttttggaAAGGATACTGAATTTGAAAAAACCATGGAAGACCCATCCAATAACATTGATCTCCAAGGCCTTGGTGAAATATCCCCCGAAGCTCAACAATATATTCTTCGTTTGCAATCTTGTTTATCTTCTGTTACAAAG GAACTACATGACGTTAAGAGGAAAAGTGCTGCTCTTCAAATGCAACAATTTGTTGGTGAAGAAAAGAATGATTTACTGGACTACTTAAGGTCACTACAACCAGAGAAG GTTGCTGAGTTATCAGAACCCACATCCCCTGAATTAAAAGAAACCATCCATTCTGTGGTCCATGGCCTTCTTGCAACCCTTTCTCCTAAGATGCATTCCAAGACTCCTCCGCAATCAGATAACACATCAACTGGATCACTAAATATTGGAGGTGATTGTGCTGAACTTGTGGAGAACACCTCACTTCATTTCCAGCCCCTCATTTCATTGACTAGGGACTATCTGGCGCGTCTACTTTTCTG GTGTATGCTTTTGGGGCACTACCTTCGAGGTCTTGAGCACCGAATGGAGCTGATGGAACTTCTATCCTTGACAAGCCATGAAGAAAATGATCACTGTGAAGATGAGCAAGTTGCTTGA
- the LOC7469613 gene encoding protein DWD HYPERSENSITIVE TO UV-B 1 isoform X1, which translates to MATDIPSFNIPTLEQMYIDSCKRRDVLPNTEILSGFFKAEVKKSCNELCSLEIILDHLKDIDVPPLLDVCATIETSEIEAVDIRNGPSCSLNGECALSLMRAFNQKLRAVDLQDSPFGKDFLRELSQRGLACQILNLRSSHFRKLNMAGKFMQIHTLNLDFSTSLTSFLEDCFTCMPNLICLSMCETRVANLWTTISALSKLSCLVELRFQKWLCNDSASPSASSGGNLEDQPDVGLPISCTDIGEQLTDIEEETYLNPGTDEAFRNLFSFNNIAINQPVQSMMEDSSDDSEVDFSSNWREFGYTDLLANFSSGWNRQVNLQNEVSSGASLNQKEESLTGSFGRHIADVPLKYIPRHASPICFEKHYREYMIASLPNLKVLDNLPVRKIDRERAAVTFSQYFEYLPYNRKHKESVVSILHKREIKETRSHIQSKNQKISYSHGNSQYFYTRSLGAAKVGSSAWPFLHSLSVSGCDLGDGSRSFRPRQFEYHPSLSSLMVFGTLDGEVVVVNHENGKVVRYVPSLGAMNSVLGLCWLKKYPSKLIAGSDNGSLKLYDIEHLPPTVTGRYLGAGSITFDDFDQLTSVHINSTDELFLASGYSKNVALYDINYGRRIQVFTDMHREHINVVKFSNHSPSIFATSSFDQDVKLWDLRLKPIRPCYTTSSSRGNVMVCFSPDDHYLLASAVDNEVRQLLAVDGRLHLSFDIKPTGSDQNYTRSYYMNGRDYIISGSCDEHVVRVCCAQTGRRLRDISLEGKGSGTSMYVQSLRGDPFRDFNMSILAAHMRPNSKYEIVKVNLLASCDNAKGYSKSQDSCPSNSMGG; encoded by the exons ATGGCCACTGATATCCCATCCTTTAATATCCCAACCCTCGAAcaaat GTACATTGATTCTTGCAAGAGGCGTGATGTCCTACCTAATACGGAAATTCTATCTGGTTTCTTTAAG GCTGAGGTTAAAAAGTCCTGCAATGAGTTATGCAGTTTGGAGATCATCTTGGACCATCTTAAAGATATTGACGTTCCTCCGCTTCTTGATGTATGTGCAACCATAGAAACCTCCGAGATTGAAGCAGTTGACATACGCAATGGACCATCATGCTCTTTGAATGGAGAATGTGCTTTATCTTTGATGCGTGCTTTCAATCAAAAGCTTCGAGCAGTTGATCTTCAGGATTCACCATTTGGAAAGGACTTCTTGCG GGAGCTCTCGCAGAGAGGTTTGGCATgccaaattttgaatttgaggTCTTCTCATTTCCGGAAGCTGAACATGGCAGGGAAATTCATGCAAATACATACTCTCAACCTTGATTTTAGTACTTCACTAACAAGCTTCCTGGAGGATTGTTTTACTTGCATGCCCAATCTAATTTGCCTCTCAATGTGTGAGACAAGAGTTGCAAATCTATGGACAACTATTTCAGCACTTTCTAAACTCTCTTGTTTGGTAGAACTTCGGTTTCAGAAGTGGCTATGCAATGATAGTGCCTCACCGTCAGCATCTTCAGGTGGAAATTTGGAGGACCAACCTGATGTTGGTCTGCCAATCAGCTGTACTGACATTGGAGAACAGTTGACTGATATTGAGGAAGAAACATATCTTAACCCAGGCACAGACGAGGCATTTAGgaatttgttttcattcaaTAATATAGCTATAAATCAACCAGTTCAAAGTATGATGGAGGATTCATCTGATGACAGTGAAGTTGATTTTTCAAGTAATTGGCGGGAATTTGGTTATACGGATTTGTTGGCCAATTTTTCTTCTGGTTGGAACAGGCAGGTCAATCTGCAAAATGAG GTTTCTTCTGGTGCATCATTGAATCAAAAAGAGGAGTCCCTTACTGGTTCATTTGGGAGACATATTGCAGATGTTCCTTTGAAGTATATCCCTCGACATGCCTCACCAATATGCTTTGAGAAACATTATAGAGAGTACATGATAGCGTCATTACCCAATTTGAAAGTTTTGGACAACTTACCTGTCAGAAAGATTGACAGAGAAAGGGCTGCTGTTACATTTTCACAATACTTTGAGTACTTACCATACAATCGGAAGCATAAAGAGAGTGTTGTTAGTATCTTGCATAAGcgtgaaataaaagaaactcgTTCTCATATACagtcaaaaaatcaaaagatttctTATTCTCATGGAAACTCACAATACTTTTATACCCGGTCTCTTGGTGCTGCCAAGGTGGGATCTTCTGCCTGGCCGTTCTTGCATTCACTTTCTGTATCAGGCTGTGATTTGGGTGATGGAAGTAGGAGCTTTCGCCCCAGACAATTTGAGTACCATCCGTCTCTTTCTAGTCTAATGGTGTTTGGAACTCTAGATGGTGAAGTTGTTGTGGTCAACCATGAGAATGGGAAAGTGGTTAGGTATGTTCCATCACTTGGTGCCATGAACAGTGTGTTGGGACTCTGCTGGCTCAAGAAGTATCCATCCAAG CTCATAGCAGGTTCAGATAATGGTTCGCTAAAATTGTATGACATTGAGCACCTGCCCCCTACAGTTACAGGCAGGTATTTAGGTGCTGGTTCAATCACCTTTGATGACTTTGACCAATTGACATCTGTTCACATTAACTCCACCGACGAACTATTTCTTGCAAGCGGATACTCAAAAAATGTTGCTTTGTATGACATCAACTATGGAAGGCGCATACAGGTGTTCACTGATATGCACAGAGAGCATATCAATGTTGTCAAGTTCTCAAACCATTCCCCATCAATTTTTGCAACTTCTTCATTTGATCAGGATGTCAAACTGTGGGACTTGAGACTGAAACCAATACGACCTTGCTACACTACTTCAAGCTCTAGAGGAAATGTGATGGTGTGCTTTTCTCCTGATGATCACTATCTTCTTGCATCTGCTGTTGATAATGAG GTTCGACAACTTTTGGCTGTTGATGGGAGACTTCACTTGAGTTTTGACATAAAGCCTACAGGAAGTGACCAGAATTACACCCGTTCCTACTACATGAATGGAAGAGATTATATTATAAGTGGGAGTTGTGATGAACATGTGGTCCGTGTTTGCTGTGCTCAAACTGGAAGGCGTCTGAGAGACATATCCTTGGAG GGGAAAGGCTCAGGGACTTCAATGTATGTGCAGTCTTTGAGGGGTGATCCTTTTAGG GATTTCAACATGAGTATATTGGCAGCTCATATGCGTCCAAACTCGAAGTATGAAATTGTTAAG GTCAATTTGCTAGCATCTTGTGACAATGCCAAAGGATACTCTAAAAGCCAGGATTCCTGCCCATCCAATAGCATGGGAGGTTGA
- the LOC7469611 gene encoding uncharacterized protein LOC7469611 isoform X2: MDSSLIESLLIRLKSVLSDLIQEIEPLDVSLIQKDVSPTTLDAMKRTISGMLGLLPSDRFQVFIEAWWESLSKLLVSSMMTGYTLRNAEYRLCLERNLDIHEKDPEKQAQENPRNELQRTALESEKTNQSFGKDTEFEKTMEDPSNNIDLQGLGEISPEAQQYILRLQSCLSSVTKELHDVKRKSAALQMQQFVGEEKNDLLDYLRSLQPEKVAELSEPTSPELKETIHSVVHGLLATLSPKMHSKTPPQSDNTSTGSLNIGGDCAELVENTSLHFQPLISLTRDYLARLLFWCMLLGHYLRGLEHRMELMELLSLTSHEENDHCEDEQVA, translated from the exons ATGGATTCGAGTTTAATCGAGAGTCTGCTGATAAGGTTG AAATCAGTTCTCTCAGATTTGATACAAGAGATAGAGCCACTAGATGTGAGCCTTATCCAGAAAGACGTTTCACCTACAACATTGGATGCTATGAAGAGGACCATCTCAGGCATGTTGGGCTTACTTCCATCAGACCGGTTTCAAGTGTTTATCGAGGCTTGGTGGGAATCTCTCTCAAAGTTATTGGTCTCTTCAATGATGACAGG TTATACGCTGCGGAATGCTGAGTACAGGCTTTGCCTTGAAAGAAACCTTGATATACACGAAAAAGATCCTGAAAAGCAAGCGCAAGAAAATCCAAGAAATGAACTTCAAAGGACAGCGCtagaaagtgaaaaaacaaatcaaagttttggaAAGGATACTGAATTTGAAAAAACCATGGAAGACCCATCCAATAACATTGATCTCCAAGGCCTTGGTGAAATATCCCCCGAAGCTCAACAATATATTCTTCGTTTGCAATCTTGTTTATCTTCTGTTACAAAG GAACTACATGACGTTAAGAGGAAAAGTGCTGCTCTTCAAATGCAACAATTTGTTGGTGAAGAAAAGAATGATTTACTGGACTACTTAAGGTCACTACAACCAGAGAAG GTTGCTGAGTTATCAGAACCCACATCCCCTGAATTAAAAGAAACCATCCATTCTGTGGTCCATGGCCTTCTTGCAACCCTTTCTCCTAAGATGCATTCCAAGACTCCTCCGCAATCAGATAACACATCAACTGGATCACTAAATATTGGAGGTGATTGTGCTGAACTTGTGGAGAACACCTCACTTCATTTCCAGCCCCTCATTTCATTGACTAGGGACTATCTGGCGCGTCTACTTTTCTG GTGTATGCTTTTGGGGCACTACCTTCGAGGTCTTGAGCACCGAATGGAGCTGATGGAACTTCTATCCTTGACAAGCCATGAAGAAAATGATCACTGTGAAGATGAGCAAGTTGCTTGA
- the LOC7478720 gene encoding thioredoxin domain-containing protein 9 homolog has product MANPNVQEIIEKQVLTVAKAVEDKIDEEIAALDRLDLDDIEALRERRLQQMKKMAEKRSRWISLGHSEYTEIPSEKDFFSVVKASDRVVCHFYRDNWPCKVMDKHMGILAKQHIETRFVKINAEKSPFLAEKLKILVLPTLALIKNAKVDDYVVGFDELGGTDEFNTEDLEERLAKAQVIFFEGESSLNSSKSSAQTRRSVRQSESHDSSDSD; this is encoded by the exons ATGGCAAACCCAAACGTTCAAGAGATTATAGAGAAGCAAGTACTTACTGTAGCGAAGGCAGTGGAAGACAAGATCGACGAAGAGATCGCAGCCTTAGATCGTCTCGATCTCGACGATATAGAGGCATTGAGGGAGAGACGCTTGcaacaaatgaagaaaatggcGGAGAAGCGTAGCCGTTGGATCTCTTTAGGTCATAGCGAGTACACTGAGATTCCATCAGAGAAGGATTTCTTCTCTGTTGTCAAAGCTAGTGATCGTGTCGTTTGCCATTTCTATCGCGATAATTGGCCTTGCAAG GTGATGGACAAGCACATGGGTATACTGGCAAAGCAACATATAGAGACACGTTTTGTGAAGATTAATGCTGAGAAAAGTCCATTTTTGGCTGAGAAACTCAAGATTCTTGTTCTTCCAACACTTGCACTTATAAAGAATGCCAAAGTAGATGATTATGTg GTGGGATTTGATGAGCTTGGAGGGACAGATGAGTTTAACACAGAGGATTTGGAGGAGAGATTGGCTAAAGCTCAAGTAATCTTTTTCGAGGGTGAATCATCTCTAAATTCATCTAAATCAAGTGCACAAACCAGGAGGAGCGTGCGACAAAGCGAGAGCCATGACTCTTCAGATTCAGATTAA
- the LOC7469614 gene encoding uncharacterized protein LOC7469614: MEKKQGFFSALKEEIVGGFSPSRSRSNSPARTASSMSGLLYRKKHRKDTSSYAAQPEPLIGKSRSSRPMVGETLSPLIEGPDPDGGVGEHKRAGSGPGLGQWMKGQLSRTPSVTSLAYKRSDLRLLLGVMGAPLAPVHVSTLDPLPHLSIKDTPIETSSAQYILQQYMAASGGQQVQTSIRNAYAMGKLKMIVSESETPTRVVKNRNDARGVESGGFVLWQMNPDMWYVELAVGGDKVRAGCNGKLVWRHTPWLGAHTAKGPVRPLRRALQGLDPRTTASMFADARCIGEKNINGEDCFILKVLADPQTLKARSEGPGEIIRHVLFGYFSQKTGLLVHMEDSHLTRNQSIGGDAVYWETTINSFLDDYRPVEGIMIAHSGRSAVTLYRFGEVAMSHTKTKMEEAWTIEEVAFNVPGLSVDCFIPPADLKPGSFSEACELPHDERGKSAVALVALRAKVAALDKSDDSCGDNMTWKTEV, from the exons atggaaaaaaagcaAGGTTTTTTCTCAGCACTTAAAGAAGAAATAGTCGGAGGATTCTCCCCTTCTCGTTCTCGCTCAAACAGCCCGGCCAGAACTGCTTCATCAATGTCGGGTCTTCTCTACcgaaaaaaacacagaaaggACACTTCATCCTACGCCGCACAACCAGAACCGTTGATTGGGAAATCGAGGAGCTCAAGGCCAATGGTAGGGGAAACGTTATCTCCACTAATAGAGGGCCCGGATCCCGATGGAGGGGTGGGTGAGCATAAACGGGCCGggtctgggccgggtctgggtCAGTGGATGAAAGGGCAGTTATCGAGGACTCCATCTGTTACTAGTTTGGCTTATAAGAGGTCTGATCTGAGGTTATTGCTTGGTGTCATGGGTGCACCATTGGCTCCGGTGCATGTTAGCACTTTAGACCCTTTGCCTCACCTTAGCATTAAAGACACCCCCATT GAAACTTCCTCTGCTCAATACATATTGCAGCAGTACATGGCAGCGTCTGGTGGGCAGCAGGTGCAGACCTCGATTCGAAATGCATATGCCATGGGAAAGCTTAAGATGATAGTTTCGGAGTCTGAAACACCCACAAGGGTGGTGAAGAACCGCAATGATGCTAGAGGTGTTGAGTCAGGTGGGTTTGTGCTTTGGCAGATGAATCCTGATATGTGGTATGTTGAGCTTGCCGTTGGGGGTGATAAGGTTCGTGCTGGCTGCAATGGCAAACTTGTCTGGAGGCACACACCTTGGCTTGGTGCACATACTGCCAAAGGTCCTGTTAGACCATTGCGTAGAGCGCTCCAG GGTCTTGATCCAAGAACCACAGCTAGTATGTTTGCAGATGCAAGGTGCATaggagagaaaaacataaatggcGAGGATTGCTTTATACTAAAGGTATTGGCTGATCCACAGACTCTGAAAGCTCGGAGTGAAGGCCCGGGCGAGATCATAAGGCATGTTCTGTTTGGCTACTTCAGCCAAAAGACTGGACTTCTTGTTCATATGGAGGATTCACATCTGACCCGCAACCAATCCATTGGCGGGGATGCAGTTTACTGGGAAACGACAATCAATTCATTCCTTGATGATTACAGGCCAGTTGAGGGGATCATGATTGCCCACTCAGGTCGCTCTGCTGTGACTCTTTACAGGTTTGGTGAGGTGGCAATGAGCCATACCAAGACAAAGATGGAGGAAGCTTGGACTATTGAAGAGGTTGCATTCAACGTGCCTGGCCTTTCAGTAGACTGTTTTATCCCCCCAGCAGATTTAAAACCAGGGTCCTTTAGTGAAGCTTGTGAGCTACCTCATGATGAAAGGGGAAAGAGTGCAGTGGCATTAGTAGCACTTCGGGCGAAAGTTGCAGCACTAGATAAATCAGATGATAGCTGTGGAGATAACATGACATGGAAGACGGAGGTCTAA
- the LOC7469613 gene encoding protein DWD HYPERSENSITIVE TO UV-B 1 isoform X2, whose protein sequence is MRAFNQKLRAVDLQDSPFGKDFLRELSQRGLACQILNLRSSHFRKLNMAGKFMQIHTLNLDFSTSLTSFLEDCFTCMPNLICLSMCETRVANLWTTISALSKLSCLVELRFQKWLCNDSASPSASSGGNLEDQPDVGLPISCTDIGEQLTDIEEETYLNPGTDEAFRNLFSFNNIAINQPVQSMMEDSSDDSEVDFSSNWREFGYTDLLANFSSGWNRQVNLQNEVSSGASLNQKEESLTGSFGRHIADVPLKYIPRHASPICFEKHYREYMIASLPNLKVLDNLPVRKIDRERAAVTFSQYFEYLPYNRKHKESVVSILHKREIKETRSHIQSKNQKISYSHGNSQYFYTRSLGAAKVGSSAWPFLHSLSVSGCDLGDGSRSFRPRQFEYHPSLSSLMVFGTLDGEVVVVNHENGKVVRYVPSLGAMNSVLGLCWLKKYPSKLIAGSDNGSLKLYDIEHLPPTVTGRYLGAGSITFDDFDQLTSVHINSTDELFLASGYSKNVALYDINYGRRIQVFTDMHREHINVVKFSNHSPSIFATSSFDQDVKLWDLRLKPIRPCYTTSSSRGNVMVCFSPDDHYLLASAVDNEVRQLLAVDGRLHLSFDIKPTGSDQNYTRSYYMNGRDYIISGSCDEHVVRVCCAQTGRRLRDISLEGKGSGTSMYVQSLRGDPFRDFNMSILAAHMRPNSKYEIVKVNLLASCDNAKGYSKSQDSCPSNSMGG, encoded by the exons ATGCGTGCTTTCAATCAAAAGCTTCGAGCAGTTGATCTTCAGGATTCACCATTTGGAAAGGACTTCTTGCG GGAGCTCTCGCAGAGAGGTTTGGCATgccaaattttgaatttgaggTCTTCTCATTTCCGGAAGCTGAACATGGCAGGGAAATTCATGCAAATACATACTCTCAACCTTGATTTTAGTACTTCACTAACAAGCTTCCTGGAGGATTGTTTTACTTGCATGCCCAATCTAATTTGCCTCTCAATGTGTGAGACAAGAGTTGCAAATCTATGGACAACTATTTCAGCACTTTCTAAACTCTCTTGTTTGGTAGAACTTCGGTTTCAGAAGTGGCTATGCAATGATAGTGCCTCACCGTCAGCATCTTCAGGTGGAAATTTGGAGGACCAACCTGATGTTGGTCTGCCAATCAGCTGTACTGACATTGGAGAACAGTTGACTGATATTGAGGAAGAAACATATCTTAACCCAGGCACAGACGAGGCATTTAGgaatttgttttcattcaaTAATATAGCTATAAATCAACCAGTTCAAAGTATGATGGAGGATTCATCTGATGACAGTGAAGTTGATTTTTCAAGTAATTGGCGGGAATTTGGTTATACGGATTTGTTGGCCAATTTTTCTTCTGGTTGGAACAGGCAGGTCAATCTGCAAAATGAG GTTTCTTCTGGTGCATCATTGAATCAAAAAGAGGAGTCCCTTACTGGTTCATTTGGGAGACATATTGCAGATGTTCCTTTGAAGTATATCCCTCGACATGCCTCACCAATATGCTTTGAGAAACATTATAGAGAGTACATGATAGCGTCATTACCCAATTTGAAAGTTTTGGACAACTTACCTGTCAGAAAGATTGACAGAGAAAGGGCTGCTGTTACATTTTCACAATACTTTGAGTACTTACCATACAATCGGAAGCATAAAGAGAGTGTTGTTAGTATCTTGCATAAGcgtgaaataaaagaaactcgTTCTCATATACagtcaaaaaatcaaaagatttctTATTCTCATGGAAACTCACAATACTTTTATACCCGGTCTCTTGGTGCTGCCAAGGTGGGATCTTCTGCCTGGCCGTTCTTGCATTCACTTTCTGTATCAGGCTGTGATTTGGGTGATGGAAGTAGGAGCTTTCGCCCCAGACAATTTGAGTACCATCCGTCTCTTTCTAGTCTAATGGTGTTTGGAACTCTAGATGGTGAAGTTGTTGTGGTCAACCATGAGAATGGGAAAGTGGTTAGGTATGTTCCATCACTTGGTGCCATGAACAGTGTGTTGGGACTCTGCTGGCTCAAGAAGTATCCATCCAAG CTCATAGCAGGTTCAGATAATGGTTCGCTAAAATTGTATGACATTGAGCACCTGCCCCCTACAGTTACAGGCAGGTATTTAGGTGCTGGTTCAATCACCTTTGATGACTTTGACCAATTGACATCTGTTCACATTAACTCCACCGACGAACTATTTCTTGCAAGCGGATACTCAAAAAATGTTGCTTTGTATGACATCAACTATGGAAGGCGCATACAGGTGTTCACTGATATGCACAGAGAGCATATCAATGTTGTCAAGTTCTCAAACCATTCCCCATCAATTTTTGCAACTTCTTCATTTGATCAGGATGTCAAACTGTGGGACTTGAGACTGAAACCAATACGACCTTGCTACACTACTTCAAGCTCTAGAGGAAATGTGATGGTGTGCTTTTCTCCTGATGATCACTATCTTCTTGCATCTGCTGTTGATAATGAG GTTCGACAACTTTTGGCTGTTGATGGGAGACTTCACTTGAGTTTTGACATAAAGCCTACAGGAAGTGACCAGAATTACACCCGTTCCTACTACATGAATGGAAGAGATTATATTATAAGTGGGAGTTGTGATGAACATGTGGTCCGTGTTTGCTGTGCTCAAACTGGAAGGCGTCTGAGAGACATATCCTTGGAG GGGAAAGGCTCAGGGACTTCAATGTATGTGCAGTCTTTGAGGGGTGATCCTTTTAGG GATTTCAACATGAGTATATTGGCAGCTCATATGCGTCCAAACTCGAAGTATGAAATTGTTAAG GTCAATTTGCTAGCATCTTGTGACAATGCCAAAGGATACTCTAAAAGCCAGGATTCCTGCCCATCCAATAGCATGGGAGGTTGA
- the LOC7469612 gene encoding peamaclein — translation MKKLFFATLLLCSLLFSSSFLEPVMAKSSFCAKKCETRCANAGIQDRCLKYCGICCEQCKCVPSGTYGNKHECPCYRDKRNSKGKPKCP, via the exons ATGAAGAAGCTCTTCTTTGCTACTTTGCTGTTGTGTTCACTCCTCTTCAGCTCGTCTTTCTTGGAACCTGTCATGGCTAAGTCAT CTTTCTGTGCCAAGAAGTGCGAAACGAGGTGCGCAAACGCTGGCATACAGGATAGGTGCTTGAAGTACTGTGGAATATGCTGCGAACAGTGCAAGTGTGTGCCCTCTGGAACTTATGGGAACAAGCATGAGTGCCCTTGTTACAGGGACAAGAGGAACTCCAAGGGCAAGCCCAAGTGTCCTTAA